Below is a window of Malus domestica chromosome 13, GDT2T_hap1 DNA.
TCCAAAGAGGCTAATTGCCAGTATAAGAAGTAGAACCGGAAATGGGAAAAATGTGGGAGCATCATACCTAGGGTTATAATAAGTGTCTCACACAACAAAAAGATGACTAGATGTACAAAACTGCGACTGTACCTGACACAATATGAATAACGCAAGctaattttacattaaaaaatattaacttGAAAGTGGGAATCATTATTCCATTTCATCCAATATTAGCAACCAAGTCACATCCATGATCCATCCGTTGATATGTATTTAGATATTTGCTTCTACTAGAAATCATATAGATATATAATACAAATTATCAGCATAAGATGGTGAATAGGGGTGTCGCATAACCAAAAATGATATTTCATTCTGGCACAATAATACAAAAGATCATATATGCAAGGATGTTAATACAACAGTATCACAAAGATTATACATGTCAAAGTGGTGTCATGTAGAAACGTTAAAACACATAGAGTGTGATCAGCAAGGCAGAGCTATTCATAGACTCGAAGATATCTTGGCCCCCTCTTCAATCACAACCCCTTTAGAAGATATAGAGCAATAGTCGCAGATTGAGAACAAAATCCTTTACCTTAAGATTGTGGCTGCCAGATATAAACCCTACATTTGCCATTGATAAAAGACTTGGGATACCTTCACCTTGGCATCTTTTTCTCACCAATACTAGGTTCTCAGTTTCTCTCTAACAACATTACAACAACTAGGCTCTCGTGTgataaaatagtaaaatttagaATCTATCTTTGAATTTTCACCGTAGTTTATATTCGGTCTCTAAACTAAAAATTCGTCAATTAAGATCTTTGGATTTAACAAAACATTCACACTTCATAAAATTTTCCGTAATTTGATTGTGGCAGGAAATAGAACTTGCACTCTAGTTTAGATTTGGTCCCTTGTTGTCACCCTAGTTTATATTTATCAATTAACTTTTCACCCTTGTGTAGATTGTGTTCTTGAAAACATATCTAAAATTGGATATGTAAGatgtatattttttgtttttcgatATGTAAGATCTATATATGTGCCATATTATCAGACTACCAGAATTTCTAACTAAAGTTAACGCCAAGGACTAAAGGTGCATATTTTGCtaaattcaaatatctcaattAAAGGATTTTTAGTTATAATACTAGTTGTAAATTAGAGTGAAAAATCAGACTACAATTCTGAATTTATCCTCGGTAGAAAACAAAGAACGACCAAGAAatgacatcttttttttttttaatttaattttatttaattttttattattatttttttatataacaaaTGAATGTGTTAACCCTAAAGACAACAAGAGCAGAGCGCAAGAAAACAAGACTGGCGCCCAAATGCATAGAAATTGTAAGGAAACAAGCCCAGCAGCAGGAGAGCAGAGGTTGAGAGAAGTGGacgattgtctgccctcctattttcCATCCCTTTTCATTCCTTCCTATTTTTCTAGCGATTGATTTCatgttaagttaatttaatgCTCCAGATTTTGCCACCTCACACATTTTTCACTCTCCTTTCTTCCTCTTCGCTTCTACCGCTACATCCACAGACCAAGAAACATTTTCAGCTGCACAACACCAACATCCTCCACCAAGAATGCCATTGAATTACAATGGAGGGCTTATCTTCGTTCTGTGCATGAATGCACAATACACATGGTCCACAACATAATGGAGCATTCCCAGATTAAGTCACCATTTTTCAGAAAAACCCATAAATTCAAACACCAAATTTTtacaaaatatggttttttttatcaattaaaaaaaaaaaaccagatggGATTATATGCAAATTTTCAGAAACAGAGAACCCAGAATCCAGAgtgttggaaaaaaaataagaatttatGAATTTAATCATCTGAAAGTCACGATTTGGGGATGAACAGATTAGAGAgcactaaaaaaaattgaaataaacacTCGGGAACTGTGGCGATTGTGAATCGAGAGGCGTAGGCGGTGAAGAAATCAATGGGAGACTGGGAAGAAGAAATCCATGAGATAGAAGGAGATGGGAGGAGATCCATAATGGGAAGGCGAAAGGGGAgaaggggaagagagagagagagaacaaatcaaaccaaaccaaaacaaaaaatgtgggCTGAGAGTAAAAATGTTTCTTGGTCTGTGAATGCAGCAGCAGAAGTGAGGAGGAAGAAAGGAGAGTGAAAATGTGTGAGGTGGTAAAATCTGGAACATTAAATTAACTCAACATTAAACCAATAGCTAGAAAAATAAGAGGTGATGGAATGGGATAGAAAatgagagggcagacaatcttcgTCCGAGAAGTAGGGAGTCAGGAATAAATGGTCTATAAGACTAAAATGGTTAATTAGCACTTCAACCCTGCAGATTATGATTGACAAGTGACaacccttattattattttttactttgtttgtttattagctTAGCTATCACTTTAACGGACAGTAACTAGTAACAGTACAAGCGTAAAacttcttttgaattttttagtttggtaaaaaaaaaattgtttttcatttgcCTTTTCCTTTCTAAGAAAATGCTGGTATTGGTTTGACTACATAATTTTTCATTTCCAAGCATTTTTAACCGTTATGCTAAATACACACAGATAGAATCGTTTATCACTTcgaattaaaaacaaaactggAGACACACTACATGATAGTGCCCCTCAGCTTCCATTTTTACTCAGAAGTTTGTAAATAATTTCATTTGAAATTTTGTGGTTTTCTAATATAAGAACTTATTTCCAAGAGATTTTGGGTTCAAAATATTTTTCCCCCATTTTTTCACTTCAATGTTATAagatatattgtttttttttttcaaatttataaGATATattgcttcttctttttttcaaatttataaGATATATTGTTTAATCCCAAAATTATGTGGTGAGCTAACATGATAGTATTTTAATTGTCAAAGGTCAATTCAGTTCCTAGTTGGTCCAAATATATGAACAAATGAAATATTATTACTCGAAAATGAGGGACTACACTTACAGCCCAAGGATCATGTTGCTATTCAGAAGCTTTAATTTGGCTTTCACAATGGATCCAAAATGGTTAAATGATCAAATGTCGACAGAGCGATAGAATATCAACAGAGTAATTGATCATTTCAAtgattcaaatttaaaaatgagaaattttatttgaattcatATAACCTTTTTCTATACTCAATTTTTAAACTTGAAATGTGAATTGTCTTTTTTACTCTATTACATAATTACCATCAAGTACAAGATGAACTTAACAATAAAACTACAATTTATCTTTAAACACACACTATTTAAACTCTACCATCACGCAATATTTATCTTACATTTATTCCGGCTAAAACCTGTTTCACAGGATATCAAGGTGGATATATGAGGAGGAAGACAATAAAATCTTTTGAAGAAACAAGCTTATACTATGTTATACTCGACATTGGCAATAAGTGATCAATCTGCAACAGTCATAATTTAACTTTTACGATCTCTGGCATTAAGCTTTATTGAGAGAGTCTAATgctaaattaaaatcaaattacaGTTGTTGGAAGCATCGATACGAGCGGGATCACAATGCTTGAAGAGGTCCAAAAAAAATGTTGATAAAAAGGGTCTCAAGGTACGATATTATGGCAGACTAAGCTTGTTTGATATAGTTCCATAATTTGTTTGatcatgtgtttagttttattcTTTCTTCTAATCTATTAGCTTGTAATAGCAAATCCCTAATGTGAGGTGATCAAGAAGCTCGAGAAGTCCAAGTTCTTTCTTCTTATCTATCAGCTTTCAAGTAAAATCTTCACCAAACTACTCAATTtggaatttatattttaaatgggttataaagataaatttatattttgaatTGGTTTTGTGAGGGTAATTTAGGTAGTAAATTTagttttaaagagatattaattctttaattaaaagtAGGGTTTCTTTGGGGAAGTACTACTTGAATTGTAAACATGTGCGCTTATACTATCTGAactttcaatttttatattttactaTCTGAACTCTCTTAATTGTTGGAATCTGCCATCTACTTTACTTTCCATCCATTTTGCTGCTAAAACATGTCACCTATAGGAATATTTTCGTCAATTAACTTCATGAGGCTGACTAAGATACAAATTAGCTCCAAAATAATATAGCCTAACTAGGAGTTCGTACCACCCTAGTTCAGCAATTCCCTCCACAAGAATTTGAAAaactaatatttgaataaattaAGATGAATCACACACCCACTCACTGTAAATGAAATACTATATTTTTGCATAATTATCACTTCAACAACCCTTGCCAAAATCAAACCCGAAATCaacttcttcatttctcttCTGACCTGACTCCAACACTACTACAGGGAAAATGCATTTTGCCTTTGTACAAATTGATTCCAACAAGCCCTAGAaagtgaattgacaaaaatatccCTCCACATGAGAATTGCATGACATGATTTAATGGCAAAATGGATGGCAAATAATGTAGGTGGTAGATTCCAACAGTTTAGAGAGTTCAGGTGGTAAAAAATAAAGATTGAAAGTTTAGGTGGCGTATATGCTTGCAAGTTCAAATAGTACTTGGGCAAAATCcctttaaaaataatatgggtatAAAGAATAATTTGAATATAGAAAGAGGTTAacataaattcaaataaaattacactTTAAAAAATGATCATTTGATGAAtttcccaagaaaaaaaaaatctaaacaatTAACTTTGGCAATATGCATTTCTTATCGGGATTTCCTATGGCAGTCCAAAGTATTGGATACTCTACGCCGTTTTAACAGGTTCTTTCTAACGATTATTTAAGAACCCGAAGTATCCTATGATCCAGAGGACTGGAGAATTGTAGTTTCTTATTTGTAGGTTCGATGTTAGAAGAGCTTATTGGGTTGAGAACTAACTGGTGATTTGCAGAAGTAATTGCAGGTAGTAACTTGCGATTCTTCTCATTCATGCTGAAATATGTACTTGTAAAAAAACTGCCAACTGGTAGTTTGAGAAGCATTTTTTGAAGCCTGAAGCAAAAATTTCCTAGATGTAAATTAGATTCATTAATTAACATTTCTTTACAGAGCCTACAACTGATAGACTCCCCATAAGTGGGTCTACACTGCAGTGAACAAGGACCTGCTATCTATGGTGATCAAGGAACAACTCTTTCAACCCTATAAATACTGATCTAAACTCAGAAACACCCTCTGTTCTTCCCTCCGCCGCTAGTTAAACCGGAAGACCTTGAACCCGCATAAAAGGTTTGTATGTGAGGAAGGAAAAATAACAGTGAACAATCATCTTGTGATTGCAGCGTCTTTTCTGGCTAATCTCGTTTCAGTGACCAAACCATCGACCCTCTTCCACTTCTAACAATAAAACATTACTCTCTTTACATTCTCCTTCAAGGCTGGTAATGGTCGCACTCCAGACTCGCCAGCAGCGCGTGTACCCTTAGCAGTGTGACCAGTAGAGCCATTCTCTTGCATATCTGGCTCCAGATAGAATCGAGCACGGAAAGCAGCCAAATGCGCATAGTATGCCGGAGGTACTGCAAAAGGACATAGCAGATAATTCAAAACCTTTTTCACCTAGAGCATGGCTTTATAGCAGAATTGATTATGCATGAGCAGAAAATTATTCGGCTACGTCACATGGAAGAACAATTACTTACCAACAGAGACAGAGCGCGTGCACCTTGCATATGTGTAACACAGGTTATTTGTCAATGATTGGATTCCATCAGCAGTAAAATTATTCTCATCCCAAATAACATGGTAGTGAGCTGGGCGACTTGTCCCCTGCcaatataagaaaaatatgcACACATTCAACTATCAAAGACTGTAAAATTTACAAAGCATTATAAATGGAAAATGCAACTAAAATTTGTTTAAAAGATTCTATGCGGTTACACCCATATGTTATTTGAAATTATAAGATCACAACAAGCGATTTTTTTGGAACATGATTGGTTCAGATTTTCTGGAATATGGTTTCAATGAGATCGAGagatatatttaatttttccagGCTTCCAATTCCAGGGCAGAACTGCAAAGATGAAAATTGAATACAATTTTCTACCTGAATACCAGCATGACTGCAGAGATAGAAATCATGTTCGGTTGGATGGCAAATCTTAGTATCAACCACAGTACCTGAAAGCAGTAAAATGATAAAACATTAGAGCACAAAACACTTTGTATTAGTCAAGAAGGTGCAACATGACAGACAGATGCAAGTTTCTAAGATAGGTTAACTTTACCAGGTAATATGTTCCCACTCTTGTCTATGCTGCTCCTGTCCCTATGGTTATTAGCAAATAATCGTGTGTGGTGCCGTTTTTGAACCACAATGAAAGTCACTGGTGGTTGATAGTTGGGTTCCAGAGAAGCGCATGCCTGTATGAAGATTACTTATCAATGTAATTTCCATTCATCTTTAATATATTGCTACCAGccataatgaaataaaatatatcAATTCTCACCTTCCGGATTGCATCAAGCTCGTAAAGTAAGACTTGGTAAAATTGACCTTCACTTACACCATCCCTGCTCAGAATTATTTCCATCAAATTTAAGAACATTGgcacaaagaaaaaacaatgcAGACAGATAATCAAACTGTTTGTTACAAACACTGGCACTAGGAATACAAACATTTACCTGTAAAATATAATCCTTAGGGGCTTCTGTCCTGTTGCCTTCCTAAACGAAACCAGAAGATCCCTGGACAAACAGAATAACGTTAAAGATAGAATGTTAACACCTAAGCAAGGAGAGCATTATATGCAAGCAGAAGATCCAAGGACCAAATTGGATTTCCATTAGTAGGGGAAGAATGCACTCTAGATTAAGAAAAGAATTGGCTGTAGACTTCTCGTACCGGATCATGCCACCACTGACTGTGCCACGAACAGGGTCTTGCCATGTTTTATACAAATCCTGTATGAGTTCCTGTCTGTGAGCTTGAGCACAAACTAATCCAGCATATTTGGTCACTTCGGGCCAGTCCTGGGAAGCTACCACCTGGATAAGTACAAACACCATTAGCAACGAAGGTTTCAACACATATTGCCAAAAGAATTTCTAggtaataaaggattttacagcAGCAATTGAGGGGCTGGAATCTTCTCCATTCTCAGGGTGAGTCACATCTGCTCCAAAGATTATGGTTGGTATATCACTGACCAAAGGTATCCTGCAGCTGATAGCATCCAAGAGAACAGTGTTTCTGCCACCCATCTGCGCCATGGACGTGTCCCAAAATCATCAGGATCCAGTAATTATAAGGGGTGAAGAGACTAGGTttacaatgacacaaaggaggcCATTATCTTTAccataaaaatgtaaaaacatacaaaaagaaaaaggatgtTGTCATTCTCAACAACTGTCTCAAGTCATATATTGTAAAATGATTCACAGTTACCGTAGTATCATGCAAGATTGTGGAATTGGACAAACCTTAACATTTATCTTTAGGGAGACATTAGCCAAGTACTGTTTGCTGATCTTGAAAACATACTTTGTGAGACAGCATTGTGATATTAAACCGAGATCTGTTTCACATATTCGCTTGATATCACCTAAAATAGCAGAATCCGATTAGAACTACATATACAATTCCAGATCAAATCTCAGGTATAAAGCTTATTTTTAAGTATATCAAGGTCAAATATTAATGCAATATTCTAAATGAAATCACAGGCATGTATGACATACCATACAGGGACCCGTTGTTGTCAGGCAAAATGGCCAATAGGAGCTCTaaatcttttcctttggtcttgTTCATGGACGCATGATAAACATGCTTCAAAGCTTTCTCTACTTGTTCAGGCCTCGCATTGTAGATTGGAATTACAGGTTCTGAATTAAATTCCTACAGAATAGCAAAATACATTTATATCCCAAATTCTGAAACATGCAGAAATGACATAAGAGAAAACACTTTACATAAAAAATTGGCAGAAATAATACCATGCCAGATACTTGACACATTTGAGCAAGTTCACTGCAAAATCCACGTGCGACACTCTCTTGCACTCCCCTTGAAAAATTAATACAAGCCCACCGACTGACAGTCATTCCATTAATCATTTTCTGCATTACAAGAAGACAGGCAGCCAAAGTATTAGTAGTAGAACCATAGAACGGAGACATTATGACTGATAAAAACCTTGCAACACCTTAACAGATATTGGAGGAAattatgaaatgaaaatttttaaacaCGGTAGTGTAGATTGTACTACAATATCAGGTGTGATAGGTTGTACATGTTGAATTGATTATCTATTGGAACTGTTATTACCATGATGGTTCAATGGCCAATTTGACTCACTTATACATACTGAAAATGGAGTTATTACATTTACAAAATCAGAAAGGTAATCTAGAAATTTATGACAATTAGAAAATCAAGATTAGCCGACATTCatttagaggtcgcacttggtgcgatggcaagtgccttcgcccatgagcggtaggtctcaggttcgagacttgggagcagcctctccataaatggagataaggctagccgacattcacctctcccagaccctgcgtaaagcgggagccttgtgcactgggtacgacgaccAGAAAATCAAGATTGCAATTGACAAGTGTGGTACCTTGTTCATCATATTCCACTGACCAACTTGAGGcaaacaattcttttcttttccagtTTCATGATACTTCAGCTGCAGGTAAGGGTTCCTTGGGATGGTCAACATATATTTTCCAAACTTGCTACGAAAAATGAGAATATATACTAAGGAAAACGTtattcacacacccatttttacctcccacacacccttgttaattgtTCGCCactgatcttcttcaattcattcaatccaaTGGCCAAAAATTGAGAGggatgtgagaagtaaaataggtgTGGATAGCACTACCCTATACTGAAACAAacttttcaaagaaaaaaaaaatagaggggAAGCATTACCCAAGGAGCAGGAAGAATTCGAGCTTCGACTGAAGCTAGTTTTTCACTGATTTTGATTCCAAACTCCTTCGCATAAGGATCTTGGTCATATGCGTTGTGTTGAACAGTCTGCTAGCATTTTaatttcaaaaggaaaaaaattatactttgTATTAGCGTTATAGATAATATATTTCAAATATGTACTTTTTCACCATTTCCCAAGTTGGTCATTACATCAAACTATCAGCCAATTTCACTATTATTATTTTCTCCTGAAAACCCCGACTGATACAGGAAATCTGTATTTCCTTGGGAAGAAAGTTAGGAGAGAAAAAGCAATTTAACTatgttaaaatatataaaaaataaaaaaataaaaaaataaaaaaaaatcacctgcAGGATGTCATTTTCACGATCCCTAGGTCTTTGACATGTAACCTTTAAGAGAGCAGTAATTTGCTTCTCATTCAACCTCTTTGTATACCGTTGCCCCTCAACAATTTTGCAGGCCTGAAAGAGATTAGAGCATGTAAGTTCCACATAAGAATTATGAAAAAGAAATTGTAATTAAATAATCACCGGGAAGATGAGAAGTTTTTAAGGACAATTACTCGCCTCCATGGGTAAATAGTTTGCCTTCTTCTGATTACCAACTTGAAGGCAAGGAAGATGCCCGTGTTGAATGGTGAATCCATACATCTCTTGGAAGTATTCAATTACGGACTTCATGGTCAAGTTCTCATCAACAGGAAACCTGAACAGACATAGCATCAGCAAATAGAACACTAGTAAAAATCGATCAAGAAAAGAAATTACAGCTTCTGGCCTTGCTTCCTGAAGATGGAAGGGGGGTGGGGGAGGATCCTCGGAAAAGGAAAGATTTAATATGGAAATGGGAAATATAGAGCAAGCCTTGGTTCTTGTACTTGTCTGTGTATAAGTACAAAACGAATAAAGCTGATAAAAAATCCAACCTAGAGCTACTTCAAACTTACACTAGTTCTCTTGTAGGTTGAGATGTCAATCCTGAAACTCGATACTTTCTTCGAACACTCCCTCTGTGTGTAACTTCAACTTTCACACCTCTAAGAGCCTTTTTAATCTGGTAGACATTTAAATTAACGCTCTAGATTAAATTCGATATTATGGGAACAGAAACATATCACACCAAAAGTCTAAGAATCAAGT
It encodes the following:
- the LOC103453243 gene encoding protein argonaute 10-like, giving the protein MPIRKKESSEQHLVIKPHLQNPVNPVQKAPKTAQNGKGPPPQEPQNPKLHNQTSSPAKNRGRRRGRGGRKSDQGDVCMRPSSRHCAVAHLPASPSLGGAAPLATSPNGYVENGGNSVSMEMGFPTSSKSLSFAPRPGYGQVGIKCIVKANHFFAELPEKDLNHYDVSITPEVASRALNRAIMAELVRLYKESDLGMRLPAYDGRKSLYTAGELPFAWKEFNIKLVDEPDGISGRKREREYKVVIKFVARANMHHLGQFLAGKCADAPQEALQILDIVLRELSNKRYCPIGRSFFSPNIRTPQRLGEGLESWCGFYQSIRPTQMGLSLNIDMASAAFIEPLPVIEFVAQLLGKDVLSRTLSDADRVKIKKALRGVKVEVTHRGSVRRKYRVSGLTSQPTRELVFPVDENLTMKSVIEYFQEMYGFTIQHGHLPCLQVGNQKKANYLPMEACKIVEGQRYTKRLNEKQITALLKVTCQRPRDRENDILQTVQHNAYDQDPYAKEFGIKISEKLASVEARILPAPWLKYHETGKEKNCLPQVGQWNMMNKKMINGMTVSRWACINFSRGVQESVARGFCSELAQMCQVSGMEFNSEPVIPIYNARPEQVEKALKHVYHASMNKTKGKDLELLLAILPDNNGSLYGDIKRICETDLGLISQCCLTKYVFKISKQYLANVSLKINVKMGGRNTVLLDAISCRIPLVSDIPTIIFGADVTHPENGEDSSPSIAAVVASQDWPEVTKYAGLVCAQAHRQELIQDLYKTWQDPVRGTVSGGMIRDLLVSFRKATGQKPLRIIFYRDGVSEGQFYQVLLYELDAIRKACASLEPNYQPPVTFIVVQKRHHTRLFANNHRDRSSIDKSGNILPGTVVDTKICHPTEHDFYLCSHAGIQGTSRPAHYHVIWDENNFTADGIQSLTNNLCYTYARCTRSVSVVPPAYYAHLAAFRARFYLEPDMQENGSTGHTAKGTRAAGESGVRPLPALKENVKRVMFYC